In Desulfobacter hydrogenophilus, the genomic stretch AGCCATACTGGCGTCAAATTGTGACAGGGCAGGGAATAATTTCTTACGGCCCATGAAGATCTGTTCGCGCTCTTTGGCATCAAAGCTGTACCAGAGGTCGGCACCGTTGTTCTTTTTGCAGATCTCTTCCATTTTTTTAACTTCGTAATCCACGGCTTCCATAACTTTTCCGTCGGATTCAAAAAGCAGGGAGGCTGCCACTTCCTTAAGGCCCAGGTTCATGGTTTTATTTACTGCCTTGATTGCAACGTCATCCACTAACTCGAGCATGGAGGGGATGGTGCCCGAGGCCATGATGTCAGCGATGGCATTGCCGGCATCCCTGAGACTGTCAAAATTGGCAACGCCCAGGCATCTGAATTCGGGGATGGGTACAAAACTTATAGTCGCTTCCACCACAACACCCAATGTGCCTTCCGAACCCACAATGAGTTTTTCAAGCTGGTAACCGGACGCCTCCACCCGGGTATGGGAACCCAGGGTTACCAGGTCGCCATTGGCCAGCACCACTTTCATGCCCAGCACAGCATCCCGGGTAGCGCCGTATTTTACGGAACGAACTCCCGAGGCATTGTTGCCGATTTCACCGCCGATGGTGGCGATACGTGAAGAGGCCGGTGTCGGGGGATAGAAAACCCCGTAAGGTTTAAGTGCTGCGTTGAGATCATCATCCACCACACCCGGTTGCACCCGGCAGTAAACATCGGGCATGTTGATTTCAAGTATTTGGTTCATGTTCTTCATGTCCAGAAGAATGCCGCCCTTGGACGACACTGTCTGTCCGCACATGCCCGAACCGCCGCCCCTGGTGACAACCGGTATTTTTGCTTCATTGGCATAGACCATTACTTTTTGAACCTGACCGGTATTGTCAGGTCTGACAATAACCCATGGTGCGGCATGGTAAACAGATGCGTCTGAGCCGTAAATATACAGGTCAAGCGGATCTATCTTTATGTTTTTTTCCCCGACTATTTGCTTAAGTCTGGGGATATCGACCGTCTTCATTTGATATCCTTTCCTGATGAAATTGTTAAAACCAGTGGGCCTAAAAAGTTTCTATTCTAGTTAATTTACTAATATTTTCACAACTGTTTTAAAAATTCAATCCCCTTTACCTTTACGGGATTAATAAGTATTTGCTTTTCTAAAGAGTTGAATTATTAATCCGATTTTTTTTTGCGTTGGTGGGCGTGCACTAACCTCCCTTTTTTATTAAAATTTTTTGATTTTTGGGGATATGTCATACGCCTGTATCACTAAATTCCCGCCATGGGATATTACCGTTAATGTAGAAGAAAATGCAAGTCTTATCCGCGCGGCTACGGGGCCCGGTGCCTGATATTCTTAATTGAATCGTTTAAAAGAAGGTGTTGAAGGCTCGATTAATTTAATAATACCGGTCGCATGGCTTTGTATTATCGCCGGGGAATCAGGCAAATGCCGTGTATATAAAAATTGGTGGTTTTATGATAATGAGTGGTAAAAATGATGGAAAGTTATTCATTGGAAACGGAGATGTATATAATGGATAAAATCATTGAATGTGTGCCCAATTTTTCCGAAGGAAAAGATAAACAGACGATTGAAGCCATTGCCGATGCCATCGCAGCAACACCCGGGTGCCGCTTGCTGGATGTGGATTCGGGCAAGTCCACCAACCGGACGGTATATACCTTTGTGGCAGACTCTGATTGTGTGGTGGAAGGGGCTCTAGCCGCTGCAAGAGTGGCCCGGGAAAAAATAGATATGCGCCGGCATCATGGGGAACACCCCCGCATGGGTGCCCTGGATGTCTGCCCCTTTATTCCGGTGGCTGGTGTGACCATGGACGAGTGTGTGGAAATTTCAAAACGGTTTGGTAAACGTTTGGCCGATGAGTTTGGCGTTCCTGTCTATTTGTACGAGGCATCTGCCACCCTGCAGTATCGCAGAAAACTGCCTCAGATCCGAAAAGGCCAGTATGAAATCATTCCCAAGCGTATTGTCCAGGAAAAATGGAAGCCTGATTTCGGTCCGGCCCGGTTTGTACCCGAGTGGGGGGCCACAGTAACAGGCGCCCGGTTTTTTTTTATTGCATATAATGTTAATCTCTTAGGCACACCCA encodes the following:
- a CDS encoding FAD-binding oxidoreductase, which gives rise to MKTVDIPRLKQIVGEKNIKIDPLDLYIYGSDASVYHAAPWVIVRPDNTGQVQKVMVYANEAKIPVVTRGGGSGMCGQTVSSKGGILLDMKNMNQILEINMPDVYCRVQPGVVDDDLNAALKPYGVFYPPTPASSRIATIGGEIGNNASGVRSVKYGATRDAVLGMKVVLANGDLVTLGSHTRVEASGYQLEKLIVGSEGTLGVVVEATISFVPIPEFRCLGVANFDSLRDAGNAIADIMASGTIPSMLELVDDVAIKAVNKTMNLGLKEVAASLLFESDGKVMEAVDYEVKKMEEICKKNNGADLWYSFDAKEREQIFMGRKKLFPALSQFDASMASTSLADDMAVPYSKMADMAAKIHEAAEKNGIIMTAYGHCGSGCMHTKIMMDTSKKKQWEGAQRAIAEIYEYVDSVNGTTSAEHGIGISKAKAFKTEKHDSLKMMAAIKAALDPNNILNPGKLQQAPDNWVTATNLRYAVNS